One Kaistella polysaccharea DNA segment encodes these proteins:
- a CDS encoding ExbD/TolR family protein gives MAEVQVKDSSGKGGKVRSKKQVPHVDLTPMVDLAFLLITFFMLVTTFNKPNVMDLGLPAKPKDNQKAPDTEIDLTNSLSLIIGKDNRIFYHQLDQAGLNDQTLQETSFDRNGITKVIEQAKARAKDPTKFTVIIKPTDDAVYKNFVDILDEMAITKNEIYGVTDIKSWEQAVYDKKVEGSAPAPATPTK, from the coding sequence ATGGCAGAAGTACAAGTAAAAGATAGCAGTGGGAAAGGCGGAAAGGTGCGCTCCAAAAAGCAGGTACCTCACGTAGATTTAACTCCCATGGTAGATTTGGCGTTCCTTTTGATCACTTTCTTTATGTTGGTGACCACTTTCAACAAACCGAATGTGATGGACTTAGGACTTCCGGCAAAACCGAAAGACAACCAAAAGGCACCTGATACAGAAATTGATTTAACGAACTCCCTTTCCCTGATTATTGGGAAAGACAATAGAATTTTCTATCATCAGTTAGACCAGGCAGGTTTGAACGATCAAACCTTGCAGGAAACGAGTTTTGATAGAAATGGGATTACAAAAGTAATTGAGCAGGCAAAAGCCCGAGCTAAAGATCCAACTAAGTTTACGGTGATCATTAAGCCTACGGACGATGCAGTATATAAAAACTTCGTAGATATTCTAGATGAAATGGCAATAACCAAGAACGAAATATATGGGGTAACCGATATTAAATCGTGGGAACAGGCTGTTTATGATAAAAAAGTAGAAGGTTCAGCGCCAGCGCCGGCAACTCCTACAAAATAG
- a CDS encoding energy transducer TonB — MADETTYNSLDEIVFENRNKAYGAYNLRTNYRSMLTKAFIFGTILFCVVAITPFVIMKIKQMTEVKTQEVNANLIDILPEEELIIEAPKEEEPPPPPPPPKEEPKIEVIQNVVPEPTKAPKVETPPPPISEQLKTTTGVVAQEGIKAPAYAPPPPPPSTGKVQTVEVKPQISETQVYTEVEQLAEFPGGINKFRANVSNNFDTSVMSGDEGTVKTEVIFVVERDGTITDVKANGPNKDFNAEAVRTVKSIKNKWSPAKINGKSVRYRYRLPLTMQFE; from the coding sequence ATGGCAGATGAAACCACTTACAACTCGTTAGACGAGATTGTATTTGAAAATAGAAATAAAGCATATGGTGCCTATAATTTGCGTACAAATTATAGATCAATGCTCACCAAGGCCTTCATCTTTGGAACAATTTTATTCTGTGTTGTAGCGATTACTCCATTTGTGATAATGAAAATTAAACAAATGACTGAAGTTAAAACACAAGAGGTAAATGCAAATTTGATTGATATTCTTCCCGAAGAAGAATTAATCATTGAAGCGCCGAAAGAAGAAGAACCGCCGCCACCACCGCCGCCGCCGAAAGAAGAACCAAAAATTGAAGTTATTCAAAACGTGGTTCCAGAACCGACAAAAGCGCCTAAGGTAGAAACTCCGCCGCCACCGATTAGTGAGCAGCTTAAGACAACTACTGGTGTGGTAGCACAGGAAGGTATAAAAGCTCCGGCTTATGCACCGCCACCGCCACCGCCATCAACTGGTAAAGTGCAAACGGTAGAGGTGAAACCACAAATTTCAGAAACTCAGGTTTACACGGAAGTTGAGCAGTTAGCTGAATTCCCTGGAGGTATTAATAAATTTAGAGCTAATGTATCCAACAATTTTGATACTTCTGTAATGAGTGGTGATGAAGGTACAGTTAAAACTGAAGTCATATTTGTTGTTGAAAGAGACGGAACAATTACTGATGTTAAAGCAAATGGTCCTAATAAGGATTTCAATGCTGAAGCAGTAAGAACTGTGAAGTCGATTAAGAACAAATGGTCGCCAGCAAAAATTAACGGGAAATCGGTACGTTACCGTTACAGATTACCGCTAACGATGCAGTTTGAGTAA